In one Acidimicrobiia bacterium genomic region, the following are encoded:
- a CDS encoding (2Fe-2S)-binding protein: MDISITVNGGAQRHDVEPRTLLVQYLRESCGLTGTKVGCDTSSCGACTVLVDGESVKSCTMLAAQADGASITTIEGLAHDGEQHPVQRAFAEHHGLQCGYCTAGMVLAAVSFLDENPEPTEADVRLGLEGNLCRCTGYHNIVQAVLAAAGSK, translated from the coding sequence GTGGACATCTCGATCACCGTGAACGGAGGTGCGCAACGTCACGATGTCGAGCCGCGCACGCTGCTCGTGCAATACCTGCGTGAGTCATGCGGCCTCACGGGCACCAAGGTCGGGTGTGACACGTCTTCGTGCGGTGCGTGCACCGTGCTTGTCGACGGCGAGTCCGTGAAGTCGTGCACGATGCTCGCCGCGCAGGCCGACGGCGCTTCGATCACGACGATCGAGGGACTGGCGCACGACGGTGAGCAGCACCCGGTGCAGCGGGCGTTCGCCGAACATCACGGCCTCCAGTGCGGGTACTGCACTGCCGGCATGGTTCTCGCGGCGGTGTCGTTCCTCGACGAGAACCCCGAGCCGACAGAAGCCGACGTTCGGCTCGGGCTCGAAGGCAACCTCTGCCGTTGCACCGGCTACCACAACATCGTGCAAGCCGTGCTCGCAGCTGCGGGCTCGAAGTGA
- a CDS encoding xanthine dehydrogenase family protein subunit M: MIPAAFDYVRAGSAGEVLAALAEHGDDAKILAGGMSLLPLMKLRLATPSVLVDAGRVRDLAYVNDGGDHVAIGALTRHRELETSDLLAKECGVLRAVAAEVGDNQVRHRGTIGGSTAHGDPASDLPAVLVALDATLVIRGLDGDRTVAAPEFFHGFLETALAPTELLVEIRVPKTGAEGFSYQKFNRRAQDWAIVGAVVVRNGTTRVALVNMGTTPVRARGVEEALAAGSSVADASERAAEGTEPPTDLNGGPEYREHLARVLVRRALEAAGA; the protein is encoded by the coding sequence GTGATCCCCGCCGCGTTCGACTACGTGCGCGCCGGCTCGGCCGGCGAGGTGCTGGCCGCGCTGGCCGAGCACGGTGATGACGCCAAGATCCTCGCGGGCGGGATGTCCCTCCTCCCGCTGATGAAGCTGCGGTTGGCGACTCCGAGCGTCCTCGTCGACGCGGGGCGCGTGCGGGATCTCGCCTACGTGAACGACGGTGGAGACCACGTCGCGATCGGCGCGCTCACGCGCCACCGGGAGCTCGAGACCAGCGACCTCTTGGCCAAGGAGTGTGGAGTCCTTCGCGCCGTCGCGGCCGAGGTCGGCGACAACCAGGTGCGTCATCGCGGGACCATCGGAGGTTCGACCGCGCACGGCGATCCGGCGTCCGACCTTCCTGCCGTGTTGGTGGCCCTGGACGCCACGCTCGTGATCCGCGGCCTCGACGGCGATCGGACGGTCGCAGCGCCGGAGTTCTTCCACGGGTTCCTCGAGACCGCGCTCGCGCCAACGGAGCTTTTGGTCGAGATCAGGGTGCCCAAGACAGGCGCGGAGGGGTTCTCGTACCAGAAGTTCAACCGACGAGCGCAGGATTGGGCCATCGTTGGCGCAGTCGTCGTGCGCAACGGCACGACCCGCGTCGCGCTCGTGAACATGGGGACGACGCCGGTGCGCGCACGGGGCGTCGAGGAGGCATTGGCGGCGGGATCCTCGGTCGCTGACGCGTCCGAACGAGCCGCAGAGGGCACCGAGCCGCCGACCGATCTCAATGGCGGACCGGAGTACCGCGAGCATCTGGCCCGCGTGCTCGTACGTCGAGCGTTGGAAGCCGCCGGCGCGTGA
- a CDS encoding nucleotidyltransferase family protein, with translation MSIAAAVLAAGLGSRFAGDVAKPLALLNGRPLVAWALDAAIASGLMPTLLVVGSHAPEIAEAAPRGVQVVTAALSELGISHSLHAAVDALEGQGEVTATCIGLADQPRVGAEAFRRLAHAHADGADFAVATYAGERGNPVLLGRNVWAAARRLTGDVGARALMGEHEVVEIDCTDTGSPRDVDTLEDLRALEEEMGRP, from the coding sequence GTGAGCATTGCCGCGGCGGTGCTCGCCGCGGGCCTCGGCTCCCGCTTCGCGGGTGACGTTGCGAAGCCGTTGGCGCTGCTCAACGGTCGCCCACTCGTCGCGTGGGCGCTGGACGCAGCCATCGCGAGCGGATTGATGCCCACACTGCTCGTGGTCGGCTCCCACGCCCCGGAGATCGCGGAAGCAGCGCCGCGCGGAGTCCAAGTGGTGACGGCCGCGCTTTCGGAACTTGGCATCTCCCATTCGCTGCACGCGGCAGTCGACGCGCTTGAGGGGCAGGGCGAGGTGACTGCAACATGCATCGGGCTCGCCGACCAACCACGCGTGGGAGCCGAGGCATTTCGACGGCTCGCCCACGCCCATGCGGATGGCGCCGACTTCGCGGTGGCTACGTACGCGGGAGAGCGGGGCAACCCCGTGCTGCTCGGGCGGAACGTCTGGGCGGCGGCGCGGCGGCTCACGGGTGACGTGGGCGCACGGGCGCTGATGGGGGAGCACGAAGTCGTGGAAATCGACTGCACGGACACGGGCAGCCCACGGGATGTCGATACGCTCGAAGACCTGCGCGCGTTGGAAGAGGAGATGGGTCGACCATGA
- a CDS encoding SRPBCC family protein — MKIQDQFRVAVPVDHAWRVLLDVEGIAPCMPGAQLQEVEGDEYRGTVKVKVGPITAQYKGVARIVEADEAARRIVIKADGRDTRGQGNASATVTAALEPDGDGTRVSIDTDLNVTGKVAQFGRGVMADVSSKLLAQFVECLESTVLSGEGSPGSPPPRAQEANASSANPETPPDVSSVEQASPAGSSSEVRKIDAPEAEAVDLMKVAGGAVAKRVVPALVAGAVVIGVVIWLVSR; from the coding sequence ATGAAGATCCAGGACCAGTTCCGGGTGGCGGTGCCCGTCGACCACGCGTGGCGAGTGCTCCTCGATGTCGAGGGCATCGCGCCGTGCATGCCCGGCGCCCAGCTCCAAGAGGTCGAGGGCGACGAGTACCGGGGCACCGTGAAGGTGAAAGTCGGTCCGATCACCGCGCAGTACAAGGGCGTCGCCCGCATCGTCGAAGCCGACGAAGCCGCGCGTCGCATCGTGATCAAGGCCGATGGCCGTGACACGCGCGGGCAAGGAAACGCGTCGGCCACCGTCACCGCGGCACTCGAGCCCGACGGTGACGGCACCCGCGTATCGATCGACACTGATCTCAACGTGACCGGCAAGGTCGCCCAGTTCGGCCGCGGCGTGATGGCCGACGTCAGCTCGAAGCTCCTCGCGCAGTTCGTCGAGTGCCTCGAGTCGACTGTTCTCAGTGGGGAGGGGTCTCCGGGATCACCTCCTCCTCGTGCCCAGGAGGCAAATGCGTCGTCGGCGAACCCGGAGACCCCTCCAGACGTGAGTTCGGTCGAGCAGGCATCCCCAGCTGGCTCGTCGAGTGAGGTGCGGAAGATCGATGCTCCTGAGGCGGAGGCGGTGGACCTGATGAAGGTCGCTGGGGGAGCGGTGGCGAAGCGCGTGGTGCCCGCGCTGGTGGCGGGTGCTGTGGTGATCGGCGTGGTCATCTGGCTCGTCTCTCGCTGA
- the ruvC gene encoding crossover junction endodeoxyribonuclease RuvC, which translates to MFDQAGPVLGIDPGLSRCGYGAVRPGGGELAMVALGVFETPKTLPLPDRLAMLEADLAQLVADIGPSAMAVERVLFQANVRTAISVGQASGLALAVASRASVPVTHYSPNEVKLAVTGYGAADKAQVQVMVQRLLGLDSAPPPDAADALALALCHGSSASTRTAAAAEPPGRGLERAVAAALAREGAK; encoded by the coding sequence ATGTTCGATCAGGCCGGGCCGGTGCTCGGGATCGACCCGGGTCTCTCGCGCTGCGGGTATGGGGCCGTTCGCCCTGGCGGCGGCGAGCTCGCCATGGTGGCCCTCGGTGTGTTCGAGACGCCCAAGACGCTGCCACTCCCGGATCGGCTGGCGATGCTCGAGGCCGATCTCGCGCAGCTCGTGGCCGACATCGGCCCGAGTGCGATGGCGGTGGAGCGAGTGCTCTTTCAGGCGAACGTCCGCACGGCGATCTCGGTCGGACAGGCGAGCGGGCTCGCGTTGGCAGTCGCGTCGCGAGCAAGCGTCCCCGTCACGCACTACAGCCCGAACGAGGTCAAGCTCGCCGTGACCGGCTACGGCGCGGCCGACAAGGCGCAGGTGCAGGTCATGGTGCAGCGCCTCCTCGGTCTCGACTCCGCACCTCCGCCCGACGCTGCGGACGCGCTCGCACTCGCGCTGTGCCACGGCTCGTCGGCGAGCACACGAACCGCCGCCGCGGCTGAGCCGCCCGGGCGCGGCCTCGAACGAGCAGTTGCGGCCGCGCTTGCGCGTGAGGGGGCGAAGTGA
- the ruvA gene encoding Holliday junction branch migration protein RuvA — protein MIGSLRGDVLERDVTGEVILDVGGVGYRVLVPLGSLEALGPGSAAFLFTHLHVRDDAMVLFGFPTREERDTFEVLIGAPGVGPKLALAILSAHSPASLRRALLDDDLDALTLVPGVGKRTAQRLFVDLHARLEVPSMVDVTTDGMNASARSEVRDALTGLGYGPDEVREVLARLPEEGAVEDLLRDALRQLAGARA, from the coding sequence GTGATCGGGTCGTTGCGCGGCGACGTGCTGGAGCGCGACGTGACGGGGGAGGTGATCCTGGACGTCGGTGGCGTGGGGTACCGCGTGCTGGTACCGCTCGGTTCGCTCGAAGCCCTCGGCCCAGGAAGTGCCGCGTTCCTCTTCACCCACCTCCACGTGCGGGACGACGCGATGGTGCTCTTCGGGTTCCCCACCCGCGAGGAGCGCGACACCTTCGAGGTCCTTATCGGCGCCCCAGGTGTCGGTCCCAAGCTCGCATTGGCGATCCTGTCAGCGCACTCGCCGGCATCGCTCCGCCGTGCGCTGCTCGATGACGATCTCGACGCGCTCACGCTGGTTCCCGGCGTCGGCAAGCGCACCGCGCAGCGTCTCTTCGTCGATCTGCACGCTCGTCTCGAGGTCCCGTCGATGGTCGACGTCACCACCGACGGGATGAACGCATCGGCGAGGAGCGAGGTGCGCGACGCGCTCACGGGCCTCGGCTACGGACCCGACGAGGTGCGTGAGGTGCTGGCCCGGCTTCCCGAAGAAGGGGCCGTCGAAGATCTGCTGCGTGACGCGCTGCGGCAGCTGGCCGGCGCACGCGCCTGA
- the ruvB gene encoding Holliday junction branch migration DNA helicase RuvB, with amino-acid sequence MRDELLSAAADPAEQAEESTLRPRRLSEFVGQTRLKEHLEIMLGAAAQRGQAVDHLLFAGAPGLGKTTLACIVAAELDVGLRITSGPALERAGDLAAILTNLDDGDVLFIDEIHRLPRTVEEVLYPAMEDFQLDIVIGKGPSARSIRLDLPRFTLVGATTRSGMITGPLRDRFGFLARLDYYEPEDLFAILERSARILGVPLVADGAAEIGRRARGTPRIANRLLKRVRDYAEVRSDGRISVETARAALVLFEVDDLGLDKVDRAILHALCVTFVGQPVGLGTLAVAVAEEPETVEDVYEPFLLKQGLIRRTPRGRVATPGAYAHLGLATPAVAASLFDED; translated from the coding sequence ATGAGAGACGAGCTGCTCTCCGCCGCCGCCGACCCCGCGGAGCAGGCGGAGGAATCCACGCTGCGACCGCGTCGGCTGTCGGAGTTCGTCGGTCAGACGCGCCTCAAGGAGCACCTCGAGATCATGCTGGGAGCGGCGGCCCAGCGCGGACAGGCCGTCGACCACCTGCTGTTCGCGGGTGCCCCGGGTCTGGGCAAGACGACGCTCGCATGCATCGTGGCGGCGGAGCTGGACGTCGGGCTGCGCATCACGAGCGGACCGGCCCTCGAGCGCGCGGGCGACCTCGCGGCCATCCTCACCAACCTCGATGACGGTGACGTGCTGTTCATCGACGAGATCCACCGTCTCCCGCGCACGGTCGAAGAGGTGCTGTACCCCGCGATGGAGGACTTCCAGCTCGACATCGTGATCGGCAAGGGGCCGTCGGCCCGCTCGATCCGACTTGACCTCCCGCGCTTCACGTTGGTGGGTGCGACGACGCGCAGCGGCATGATCACCGGCCCGCTTCGGGATCGGTTCGGCTTCCTCGCCCGACTCGACTACTACGAGCCCGAGGATCTGTTCGCGATCCTCGAGCGCTCGGCGCGCATCCTTGGCGTCCCGCTGGTGGCCGACGGCGCCGCAGAGATCGGTCGCCGCGCCCGGGGCACGCCGCGCATCGCGAATCGGCTCCTCAAGCGCGTGCGCGACTACGCGGAGGTGCGCAGTGACGGACGCATCAGTGTGGAGACGGCGCGTGCCGCCCTCGTGCTCTTCGAGGTGGACGACCTCGGCCTCGACAAGGTCGACCGCGCGATCCTTCATGCGCTCTGCGTCACGTTCGTCGGGCAGCCGGTAGGGCTCGGCACGCTCGCGGTCGCGGTCGCGGAGGAGCCGGAGACGGTGGAAGACGTGTACGAGCCGTTCCTGCTGAAGCAAGGCTTGATACGACGCACACCACGAGGTCGCGTTGCGACGCCCGGTGCGTACGCGCACCTCGGACTCGCGACGCCAGCCGTCGCCGCGAGCCTCTTCGACGAGGATTGA
- the yajC gene encoding preprotein translocase subunit YajC: protein MEFAIAWFVLLAAVFFFLVVRPQRRQIAAHRALVSRLQVGDEVITAGGLYGTIRALRDETIELEVADGVVVRMARGAIARAVELPTTTDDEVA, encoded by the coding sequence ATGGAATTCGCGATTGCTTGGTTCGTGCTGCTGGCGGCGGTGTTCTTCTTCCTCGTCGTGCGTCCACAGCGACGCCAGATCGCGGCGCACCGGGCGTTGGTCAGCAGGCTCCAGGTCGGCGACGAGGTGATCACCGCGGGCGGCTTGTACGGCACGATCCGTGCGTTGCGGGACGAGACGATCGAGCTCGAGGTGGCCGACGGTGTCGTTGTGCGGATGGCTCGGGGCGCGATCGCGCGCGCCGTGGAGCTGCCCACCACGACAGACGACGAGGTTGCCTGA
- the secD gene encoding protein translocase subunit SecD — translation MTVKRLRTYLVMSILVVVASLGGVLASGDEPVLGLDLQGGISIVYEAVGKAKPGALDVARDIIEERVNGLGVAEPEISRQGRTISVDLPGVKNRAEAAKIVGRTGELRFRPVLFELPPAGKSPSPSSTTTGATGTAAPMTTTTTVSPSDEAVKAAITSCDTDTVQALLQAGATIPTTKRADDKRTSCLVLRQDGEPLRLYLGPTELTGEVVDSAKSSFAPGQGYAVSMKLTGEGSTAWDQLGAKYFQQRVAIALDSVVRSAPAIQPDQTAFSSFGGTAEISGDFTQEESERLAKLINYGALPVRLEKLATNDVSPTLGRDQLDAGIAAGAIGLVLVALYMLVYYRLLGAVVLAGLLLSGAFVYALITFLGQTIGLALTLAGVTGLIVSIGITVDSYVVYFERLKDEVRTGKTVRSSVDRGFARSFRTILAADLVSLIGASALYFIAIGSVKGFAFFLGMSTLLDLAVAYFFMHPLVSLMARRPSLVRMRKVGIASGLDTPEATA, via the coding sequence GTGACCGTCAAGCGGCTGCGGACCTACCTGGTGATGTCGATCCTCGTGGTCGTCGCCAGCCTCGGCGGGGTGCTCGCGTCGGGCGACGAGCCCGTCCTCGGACTCGATCTCCAGGGTGGGATCTCCATCGTCTACGAGGCGGTGGGGAAGGCCAAGCCGGGCGCGCTCGACGTGGCGCGAGACATCATCGAGGAGCGCGTCAACGGCCTGGGCGTCGCCGAGCCCGAGATCAGCCGGCAGGGCCGAACGATCTCGGTCGACCTCCCGGGCGTGAAGAACCGTGCCGAAGCCGCGAAGATCGTCGGCCGGACGGGTGAGCTGCGTTTCCGCCCGGTGTTGTTCGAGCTTCCGCCGGCGGGGAAGAGCCCGTCGCCCAGCAGCACCACAACCGGAGCCACCGGGACCGCGGCTCCCATGACGACCACCACGACGGTCTCACCGTCGGACGAGGCGGTGAAGGCGGCCATCACCTCCTGCGACACCGACACCGTGCAGGCGCTCCTCCAGGCCGGAGCGACGATCCCGACGACGAAGCGCGCCGACGACAAGCGCACGTCGTGCCTTGTGCTCCGCCAGGACGGCGAGCCGCTGCGGCTGTACCTCGGGCCGACGGAGCTCACCGGCGAAGTCGTCGATTCCGCGAAGTCCAGTTTTGCTCCGGGACAGGGCTACGCGGTGTCGATGAAGCTGACCGGTGAGGGATCAACCGCCTGGGATCAGCTCGGGGCGAAGTACTTCCAACAGCGCGTCGCGATCGCGCTCGACAGCGTCGTGCGCTCCGCGCCGGCCATCCAACCAGACCAAACCGCGTTCAGCTCCTTCGGTGGGACGGCTGAGATCAGCGGCGACTTCACCCAGGAGGAATCCGAGCGGCTCGCGAAGCTCATCAACTACGGCGCGCTTCCGGTTCGCCTCGAGAAACTCGCAACCAACGACGTGTCACCGACGCTCGGCCGCGACCAGCTCGACGCGGGGATCGCCGCTGGTGCGATCGGCCTCGTACTCGTCGCTCTCTACATGCTCGTGTACTACCGACTCCTCGGCGCCGTGGTCCTCGCCGGGCTGCTCCTGAGCGGGGCCTTCGTCTACGCGCTCATCACCTTCCTCGGGCAGACGATCGGTCTCGCGTTGACCTTGGCCGGCGTCACCGGCCTCATCGTCTCGATCGGCATCACAGTGGACTCCTACGTCGTGTACTTCGAGCGCCTGAAAGACGAGGTACGAACAGGTAAGACCGTACGTTCGTCGGTCGACCGTGGGTTCGCGCGCTCGTTCCGGACCATCCTCGCGGCCGACCTCGTGTCGCTCATCGGCGCGAGCGCGCTCTACTTCATCGCGATCGGCTCGGTGAAGGGCTTCGCCTTCTTCCTCGGAATGTCGACGCTGCTCGACCTCGCCGTGGCCTACTTCTTCATGCATCCCCTCGTGTCGTTGATGGCGCGGCGTCCGTCGCTGGTGCGCATGCGCAAGGTGGGGATCGCGTCGGGCCTCGACACTCCCGAGGCCACGGCATGA
- the secF gene encoding protein translocase subunit SecF encodes MTASATVDRRRGLLSTLRDVYHENTRFDFIGRTWLWALISGAAVAVSLATLVLSGLNLGIDFTGGTSLTVKVTGAAPTISDVRDELRPLGLADAKVLLQENQANGERSVVVQVSDLSTAKEADLTASLEQFGDITRRAEVSASWGDRVSSKALLALVVFFVLIASYLTFRFEWKMAVAAIMAVVHDIAITVGVYAVSGFEVTPATVIAFLTILGFSLYDTVVVFDKISENTPSVGADRGDSYSSMVNRSMNAVLMRSLNTSFVALLPVASLLVVGSGVLGAVSLRDFALALFVGLLAGAYSSIFVATPILAWMKEREPRYRALRERSAAQLARGDVGPATTAAPPTSDPSRVSDAPAAPRPPGAVAPRPRQQRRKRRR; translated from the coding sequence ATGACAGCTTCAGCAACTGTCGATCGGCGCCGCGGTCTGCTCAGCACGCTGCGTGACGTGTACCACGAGAACACGCGCTTCGACTTCATCGGACGGACGTGGCTGTGGGCGCTGATCTCGGGAGCTGCCGTCGCCGTGTCGCTTGCGACGCTGGTTCTTTCGGGCTTGAACCTCGGGATCGACTTCACCGGGGGAACGTCTCTCACCGTCAAGGTCACGGGTGCGGCGCCCACCATCAGCGATGTGCGCGACGAGCTGCGACCGTTGGGTCTGGCCGACGCCAAGGTGCTCTTGCAGGAGAATCAGGCGAACGGTGAGCGTTCGGTCGTCGTCCAGGTGTCCGACCTGTCGACGGCGAAGGAGGCCGACCTCACGGCGTCCCTGGAGCAGTTCGGCGACATCACCCGGCGCGCGGAAGTGAGCGCGAGCTGGGGCGATCGCGTGAGCTCCAAGGCACTGCTCGCGCTGGTGGTCTTCTTCGTGCTCATAGCGAGCTATCTCACGTTCCGGTTCGAATGGAAGATGGCCGTGGCCGCGATCATGGCAGTGGTGCACGACATCGCCATCACCGTCGGCGTGTATGCCGTGAGCGGCTTCGAGGTCACGCCCGCGACGGTGATCGCATTTCTCACGATCTTGGGCTTCTCGCTCTACGACACCGTGGTGGTGTTCGACAAGATCAGCGAGAACACGCCGAGTGTCGGTGCAGATCGTGGTGATTCCTACTCCAGCATGGTCAACCGGTCGATGAACGCGGTGTTGATGCGGTCGCTCAACACGTCCTTTGTGGCCTTGCTCCCGGTCGCGTCGCTGCTCGTCGTGGGGAGCGGGGTCCTCGGGGCGGTGTCTCTCCGAGACTTCGCGCTCGCGCTCTTCGTCGGCTTGCTCGCCGGCGCGTATTCGTCGATCTTCGTGGCCACGCCGATCTTGGCCTGGATGAAGGAGCGTGAGCCGCGCTACCGGGCGCTGCGAGAGCGCTCCGCCGCCCAGCTCGCACGCGGCGACGTCGGTCCCGCGACGACGGCCGCCCCGCCGACGTCCGATCCTTCACGCGTCTCCGATGCCCCCGCCGCGCCGCGACCGCCGGGCGCCGTCGCCCCACGGCCACGCCAGCAACGCCGGAAGCGACGACGCTGA
- a CDS encoding bifunctional (p)ppGpp synthetase/guanosine-3',5'-bis(diphosphate) 3'-pyrophosphohydrolase: MSTLDARPDRRSGLTLPWRRHHVDVELAPLLDAFHKRHRRADTTRIEEAFDVARVAHAEQVRRSGEPYIAHPLGVAMILAELGLDDVTIAGALLHDAIEDTVITLADLEDRFGPEIAAIVDGVTKLDRLHFDSKEAQQAATLRKMLVAMASDIRVLLIKLADRLHNMRTIASLPEVKQRRIAQETLDVYAPLAHRLGIADVKWQLEDLAFAVLHPKRYAEIEQMVASRAPERDEELRAVVSQIKDRLADLHIDAQVQGRPKHYWSIYEKMIVKGKAFDEVQDLVGVRVVVGSVKDCYGALGSIHALWAPVQGRFKDYIAMPKFNLYQSLHTTVVGAQGKPVEVQIRTHEMNRRAEHGIAAHWGYKERSQAEDLAWLQRMVAWQQDTDDPTEFMHTLKVDLEQDEVFVFTPKGEVITLAAGATPVDFAYAIHTEVGHRCIGARVNGRLVPLDSALESGDAVEIFTSKVEGAGPSRDWLQFAKTPRARSKIRQWFSRERRVDAIDSGREDLVKALRREGLPVQKLTRSAALLGVAEAMHYADLEALHAAIGEGHVSARTVAQRVQRELRGGEEQLPVTTRRPPTTARGRRAVGVHVEGLDDVMVRLSRCCTPVPGDEIMGFVTRGRGVSVHRTDCANAVSLSTQSQRLIEVEWDHDETATFVVSVEIEALDRSSLLRDVAQVLAEHHVNILGSASQTSSDRVARFRFDFELADPSHLESLLKAVQRVDSVFDAYRVLPGAAAASRT, translated from the coding sequence ATGAGCACACTCGACGCCCGCCCCGACCGCCGGTCGGGCCTCACGCTGCCGTGGCGCCGGCATCACGTCGATGTCGAGCTCGCGCCGCTGCTGGATGCCTTCCACAAGCGGCACCGGCGTGCCGACACCACGCGCATCGAAGAAGCCTTCGACGTCGCCCGGGTGGCGCATGCCGAACAGGTTCGGCGCTCCGGCGAGCCGTACATCGCGCACCCGCTCGGGGTGGCGATGATCCTCGCCGAGCTCGGCCTCGACGACGTGACGATCGCCGGGGCCCTGCTCCACGACGCGATCGAGGACACGGTGATCACGCTGGCGGACCTCGAGGACCGGTTCGGCCCCGAGATCGCAGCGATCGTCGACGGCGTCACCAAGCTCGACCGCCTGCACTTCGACTCGAAGGAGGCGCAGCAGGCAGCAACGCTGCGGAAGATGCTCGTCGCGATGGCGAGCGACATCCGCGTGCTCCTGATCAAGCTCGCCGACCGACTCCACAACATGCGCACGATCGCGTCACTCCCCGAGGTTAAGCAGCGCCGGATCGCCCAAGAGACGCTGGATGTGTACGCGCCGCTCGCGCACCGGCTGGGCATCGCCGACGTGAAGTGGCAGCTCGAAGACCTCGCGTTCGCGGTCTTGCACCCGAAGCGGTACGCGGAGATCGAGCAGATGGTCGCCAGCCGGGCTCCCGAGCGGGACGAGGAGCTCCGCGCGGTCGTCTCACAGATCAAGGATCGGCTCGCTGACTTGCACATCGACGCGCAGGTGCAGGGGCGCCCGAAGCACTACTGGTCGATCTACGAGAAGATGATCGTGAAGGGGAAGGCGTTCGACGAGGTGCAGGATCTCGTCGGCGTCCGGGTCGTGGTTGGCTCGGTGAAGGATTGCTACGGCGCGCTCGGCTCAATCCACGCGCTGTGGGCGCCGGTGCAGGGGCGGTTCAAGGACTACATCGCGATGCCGAAGTTCAACCTCTACCAATCGCTGCACACGACCGTCGTGGGTGCGCAGGGCAAGCCGGTCGAGGTGCAGATCCGCACCCACGAGATGAACCGACGCGCTGAGCACGGGATCGCCGCGCACTGGGGCTACAAGGAGCGCTCGCAGGCCGAGGACCTCGCGTGGTTGCAACGGATGGTCGCCTGGCAACAGGACACCGACGACCCGACCGAGTTCATGCACACCCTGAAGGTCGATCTCGAGCAGGACGAGGTGTTCGTCTTCACACCCAAGGGCGAGGTCATCACGCTGGCAGCCGGTGCGACACCCGTTGACTTTGCCTACGCGATCCACACCGAGGTCGGTCACCGCTGCATCGGAGCGCGCGTCAACGGTCGCCTGGTCCCCTTGGACAGCGCGCTCGAATCGGGTGACGCGGTCGAGATCTTCACGAGCAAGGTCGAAGGCGCGGGCCCGAGCCGAGACTGGCTCCAGTTCGCGAAGACGCCCCGCGCGCGCTCGAAGATCCGGCAGTGGTTCTCGCGCGAGCGCCGAGTCGACGCCATCGACTCGGGCCGTGAGGATCTCGTGAAGGCGCTCCGACGCGAGGGTCTTCCGGTGCAGAAGCTCACACGCTCAGCTGCGCTCCTGGGCGTGGCCGAAGCGATGCACTACGCGGATCTCGAAGCGCTCCATGCCGCGATCGGCGAGGGCCATGTCTCGGCCCGAACCGTCGCTCAGCGCGTCCAGCGCGAGCTGCGCGGTGGCGAGGAGCAGCTGCCCGTCACGACCCGTCGGCCGCCCACCACGGCGCGCGGCCGCCGGGCGGTGGGCGTGCACGTCGAAGGTCTGGATGACGTCATGGTGCGGTTGTCGCGCTGCTGCACGCCGGTTCCGGGTGACGAGATCATGGGCTTCGTCACGAGGGGCCGAGGTGTGTCCGTGCACCGAACGGACTGCGCGAACGCCGTGTCGCTCTCGACGCAGTCCCAGCGACTCATCGAAGTCGAATGGGACCATGACGAGACCGCGACGTTCGTGGTCTCGGTCGAGATCGAGGCATTGGACCGATCGTCGTTGCTGCGGGATGTCGCGCAAGTGCTTGCCGAGCACCACGTGAACATCCTCGGCAGCGCGTCGCAGACGAGCAGCGATCGGGTCGCCCGGTTCCGGTTCGATTTCGAGCTGGCCGATCCCAGTCATCTCGAGTCGCTGCTCAAGGCAGTGCAGCGTGTCGACTCGGTGTTCGACGCCTATCGCGTGCTCCCCGGCGCCGCCGCCGCGAGCCGCACCTGA